agatcagctattgGAATCAAATGTGcaaagtcttgcgagattcaagaggcgtaaggaacgcgtaccttaatcagtgtgagacttggttagggttcaactacatttcagtctgtagttaacttgtagtaggctagagtctatagcagcttaatacagtgtggtgttcaagtctggactaggtcccggggttttctgcatttgaggtttcctcgttatcaaaaattttggtgtctgtgttatttcttttccgcattatattttctttatataatcgaaatatcacaggttgtgcgtagttcaatcatagttgataaaacttgattgacactcgtccattggtctttggtaccatccgagttattctcataacaatcaggttcacggatttctatttgtttgatttactAATTgagttgagaaagagataaaactctttaatatatATCCTGATTGAGACTCAGTaacttggtgctctcagaattatattggagtttagttcatacagatttccgaacgaattagttgggtgtggttgttgtaccccacgTTTTCAATGAGATCATATATCCCTGCAATAGATAGCAATTGTGTTTTCTGTAACAATGATACTGAATCTTTGCATTATTTACTTTTTGAATATTGGTTTGCAAAATCTATATGGTTACTGCCACTATTTTTGGTAGGATTAACCCTAACAACACCAACATTACTTTCAAAGAGCATTATGACCTATGGTATGCATACAGTAAAACAATGGCATAGATTTATGCAACCAAATGTTGTTTcatatggaaggaaagatgtaatagaatttttgaaaataaatatgcCTCCTCAATTCAGACTTCTATTTTGGTTCAGAGATTCTTGAATTATTGGTGCAATAATTCATAGAAACTAGTTCAGAATACAAGTTGTAATAAGCTGAAATTGAAGCTTAACATTCCATAGAGAAACCTGATATGAATTGTTATAAACTTAGCTCTGATGCATCTTGGATATCTACAACTCTCAATGCAAGCTTTGGACTAATATTAAGAAATGATGCAGGTGATGGAAAAGGGGCTAAGTCGAAAAAAATTCAGAGCCACATGTGCAGAAAAAGCTGAAGTTGTAGCTTTACTTCAATGAGCAAAATGGGGCATAAATGAAGGTTGGAGGGAGACTGTGAAAGGATTATAAGCTTAATTTAAGGAGAGAAacgatgatgaacatgaaaaaccAAAGGATAGTAAAAGAATTCGTGAAAATTCTAAAAGACTGCGAAAACTATTAGGGTTCAAGTTCATTCAGAGAACTCGAAAACAAGCATCTGACAAACTCGATATTGAAGCAAGGAAATCCTCTATATGTTTAGTAGCTGGAAACATGAAACGCCGTGTTTACTTAACCATGTTATTCCAGTAGATACACTCAATGTTAGGAATGAAAGTAGCAGCACTACTAGTTTAGTAATCAGGAACAGAAGTATGTTGTATGGTGCTCAGAGAAGGGAGTCTGATCCCTTGTGATAAAaggaaaacattttttttttgctttgtttatgtctttcttgttgtacttggtaTTTGTTTTCAACTGGTTAGTCTACAGGCAACaacttattttttttctcttttttatcttTTCGCCTCTTCTCACTTTGCTTTTCTTGTTAATTTTATCACGTCTTAAACGGTTGCACTTGATTAAAATTTCTTCccgataaaaataaataaatgagccTTGAAAATTGAAGTTCTCTTGGGTATGTAACTACTCCGTCCTTATGCATGCGTGTGGGTTTATTTGGGAAAGCATGCATGAATATACCATCCCAAAGTTTTTTCATATTtctattttaagtgtgtttttgaCACCTAaattagctttttttttttaaaataaggcttacctttttttttcataatataaTAATTTTCTAATCAATTACTAGTGAGGAAGTATATTAATTAATAACCGACGTTCATAATATTACGAGCGTATatctgatgtaggacatctacctATTTTCATTGTGTCAACTATTATAGTTGATCCCTTCATCCGAGACCATGTAACGGAAGCCTAAAAATATGACCGTTAGAACTATTATGATTACCCACATTAAACCCAACAAAATATGACCGTTACAAGATCCAGAGAGAGATGACTTCAAATACCTGGTTTCTTCCTCCATTTTCGTTCAACAAAGCTATCTAATTCTAATCTCTCTACGAATCTCAAGTGCTCAGATATTCTTTCTCACcatctccttctccttcttctacTGCTTACTTTCTGATTCAGTATTTTCTTTCTAATGGCTGAAGTAAAGGATACACATGTTGTTGTTGAAATCCCAGTAGACGAAGAACACCAAAATCTGCAACTGGTTTCATCAATAAACAACACAATGTCAGTGATTCAACAACACCCATTGATGGAAATCTCTCAAAGCCCAGGCCATCTTTTACTCTTAAAACTTTGGCAAAGAGAAGAAGATATGTTTGGGCGTAGAGTCACTATGAAAGAAACTAGAATGGATAGCCTTAAATCAGAAATCTTTCAATTATGttgttgtttttacttttttattgGGTTTTTTCTTACACTTCTTTACACATCTTCAATCACTTCTTCTCATGATCATCATTCTTGTAAGAAATGGTGGTTACCTTCATTCGTATCTTTATTTGCTTCCATGGTTATTATCTGTTTAGTACAAATGAAACTTTACAGGTATTGGAAAGTATCAAGAGAATTACAGAGAGAAAAAACTGATAATAGAACACTTACTAGATGTATTCAGGAATTAAGGATGAAAGGAGCTAgttttgatctatcaaaagatcCTCATCATCAAAATGCTAAAAGGATGAAAAGCTCCAGTGTTGAAATCAAATGGAGACCCATTTCTTGGTTTTCTCAGTATTTTGTTACAGTCTGTCTTGTTTGTGTTTCAGGTCTGATCTTCCCTGTTAGCAGATTCATCCTCTGTGTTTGATGCTGATCTTCGGGTTCCCGATTCCTCTGCAATTTTCTTATAAAGGTATTGATAATCTAATCCATGGTTAAATACATTTCCAAATCAATTCTAAGATTTTAATTTATGTTTAATTACCCCAGATCAATAGTGATTCTAATTTTACTTAGCAATTTATCTGACTTTATTTGTCATTTCTACAAGGTCAAATAATAATGGTGCTGTGCAACGGGAGTTAATGAGATGGATATGCAGTGTTCAATTTGAGGATTTTCAACAATTGGGTTTCTGCAGTGCGGTCTTGATGCAAGGAAACTGTCATAGATTGAATTTATTCTCAAAAAGCTTCATTCTCAAGTGGGACACAATTTTGCCTCCATAATGCCATCTTAACTCAAGAAAATCTACGCAGAAGGGGAACGGACGGAGTTTGCTAGCAGGTGGATGGGACTTGAATCACTTGCTTATCTGAAGCTTCACAAACACCTTGTTTATATTCCAATTACAAAAGAGTTCAGAAACAATTGTGCAAGAGCATAGAAGTATAGGACAGTTGGCATATTCAAACAAAATGTGGATATCTAAGTATTCTTTCCTTTATATTCTTAGACATCATCTGTGTTTTGAATGTAAATTTTACATTTGAATTCAATTTATTTTGTTACAAAGGGAGTTAAGCCTCCTAAAATAATAGTAAAAGAAGTACTCTAAAGAATAAATTTTGATCAACAAGTCTGCTTTATCTGTGGCTTTTCAGAAACCATTGTCTTACAAACAAATTTTGTAAATTGTGCTTCACAATTTagcctctttttctttttttgattgaaAGAGAAGATATAATATGCAAACTCTGACTGAACTAGAGAAATTTGAGTGGTAGAGTGAATCAGCTAAAAAGAAATTACATTGTATCCCAATTAAGAACTGAACTAGAGAAATTCGATATGAAGTTGAGTTCATGCCGTACACGCccattgaagaaccaaggatttTGCCTCAATGCAGATCGATTGTGTTAACTATTTCATGAAATTACACACCACATGAAAAAATTGATCTTAGGAGGTATGTGAGGGTTCCATATAAAAATCTACCTCATTCTCTATCAAGGTGATTTCATTGTAAAGAGATTTAACGGACAAAATACCTGAAGTTTCAGAGCGCATGCATCTTCTTGTATCGACTGTGTAGTTTCAACTACAGGTGAGTGTGGACCTGTTATGCTTTGCAGGTTCACAAATTCAGTAGCTTCCATCTCGCTCAGTCTACGTTTGAACTTCGAAATCAAACTTCCAGCTCCCTTCCGCATTCACATGTTCCCAAACCTTGGAGTAGTTTACATCTGCTTAGCTTAAAAAGTAGAGGAATGCATCTTTTAGATTAACCTCTCCAATCCACTCGTGGTGCCAAAAATAAACTAAGTTACCAGAATGTCAAGTGATTGTCGAATTTGCTGAAACAAGGTGACTGTTCTCTGCAATAGTGCGCCAAGAGACTTCATGGACAGTCTTCACATTATCGAAGGAGCCaagaatttgatatatttcaacaCCAAACCTCCCACACCATTTGCTCAACATTGCTTGATTTGTAGCTTTAAGATTGAACACTCCTAACCCACCATAATTCTTTGCAGCACAAACCGTCTTCCAGCTCACCAAATGTGAACACTTCGTTACCAAAGAAGATCTCTCATCTTTTAACTTCTTAATTATCTTGCTAGGAAGGAGCCTTCACAATTTAGCTTTGGAAGGCAGTTCAATGTAAGTGGTATAGGTAGCTAATACGTGCAGCACTCTTTGGACACAAAATCTGTAGAAAACCACTATTGCATCAGAATCAAAGTGAAACAAATGCGACTTTCACATTATCATCTAAGGACACcattccgttttttttttttttgggtaggcGAAACATTTCTTTGGGTTGAGGGCAGCCGTAAAGATAGACATTCCCTAAATTTGCGTTCTTTTCCGTTTGCTGGACTCTATCGAGTTTAGTTAGAACGGGTAAAAGGTTCACTTATTGACATCTTTTCCGAAACCACATATCAAATCATACGTGTTGTGCAGTATCTGCCTCAAAAATAGACAGATTTATTGTTTCAGACGCATTCACTATGGTTGCCAAATGCCAGCCCTTAGTGGTAGCCCAGAAAATAAATGTATGAGCTGTAGTATGCTTACTCAAGGGAACGGTGGCAGAATGGAACAGTAACACTTTTTTTTAATCGTACGGTTTAAAACTCTTCACACACTTTGTCACATCAAACTTAGAATACACCTAACACTTTATTCTTCCCTTTAGGTACCCGCCACTTTGACAAATAATATTTCTTAACGAACACATTTCATCAGATCTACTATGCCTCGTATCATCATTTCTCTGGATCCCTAAAACTTCACAATGTCGATTAAATAAAACCTCTGTCTAGGGTTTTCAAATTGGGGATTTCCGGGAAATAATAATGGAATCCGAAATGAAAGACGTTtcatccaaagatcaatttctcgAACCGATAGAGGGTTCTGTAAAGGATGATTGGCCATTGTTGAAATCGGAATCAAATTCGGATCAATCTTCTTCTACAACAACTGAGAGTATACTGGAGCTTGAGAAGAAATATGCTGCTTATGTTAGAAATGATGTTTATGGGACAATGGGTAGAGGAGAATTGCCTTTGACTGAGAAATTATTGCTTGGGTTTGCTCTTGTGAGTATTGTGCCGATTCGTATTGTTATTGGGATGAATTTGTTGTTCTTCTACTACTTTATTTGTCGATTTTGTACTTTGTTTTCTATTCCGAATCGAGATGAaggtgatgatgaagaagaagaacaggaaGATTATGCTCATATGGTTGGGTGGAGAAGGTCTATTATTGTTAATTCTGGTAGATTTCTTGCTAGGGTTATGCTTTTTAACATGGGGGTTTATTGGATCAGCGAATCGTATAAGGAGTTGCTCGCGGTGGATGGTCCTGAGACTGAGGTAAAcaaatttgttttttctttttgtgttttttctcctcaattttgagaattttgttgCATTTTTCAGTCAACTATTACCTTGAAGTAGTGACATTGTAAGAATATGATAACCATGTGTGATTTGAGTCATACAATGGTGATGTGGGGTGCTAGTTCCAGTTTGCTGTTTGAATGTAGTGAAAATCTCATTAGGTAGAGAATGGTAGGCTTTGTAGTTTTGTAGCATAGCTCAACATGAATTGAGAAAATGGACAAAGCATGGACTGACCTAGATATGTTTAAGGGTGGGATTCCAAAAATGCTGGGTGTGTAGGGGTAAGTATTTCTCAATTTGTTGGTAGAGTTTGTTGAAATTGGAGAATGTTGATCCTGTACTGACTAGTCTTGATGTTGCTCTTTCAGTCTGAAGAATTGGAAAGACCTGGAGCAATCATATCGAACCATGTTTCGTATTTGGATATTTTGTATCACACATACTCTTTCTTTCCAAGCTTTGTTGCCAAGGTGAAACATCTTACAAATTTGTAATGAAACTTGTTTTTTATGATATCCATGAGAAAAATATGTTCGGAGTTCTCACTTCAGTTTTGATGGACATGTTTCTGCTGTCTTTTGTTAACTTCATTCACTGCTGAAGAGATCAGTGGCTGAACTTCCTCTAGTTGGTCTTATAAGGTTTGTTCTTTACTCATATTAATTTACCCTTTTGTTGCCCTAATAGGCGTAGCTTAAGACCTTCCTTCGCAATCTACAGTGTTAGACATGTATGACATCTTTATCATTCCTCTCATGTATGTTTGGGTGTTAGGGTGTTGGAGCAAACAACGATTGTCGTTGTCCTTCAATGCCTTGCACCATTATATTGGAGTACCCAAAAGactcttcttttttttgttaaaaggcTAGTTCAGTGTGACGAACAGCATCTTTAGgtatttatgatggtttaaaaTTTCTGTTTGTCACAGCAAGTGCCTTGGATGTGTTTATGTTCAGCG
This is a stretch of genomic DNA from Papaver somniferum cultivar HN1 chromosome 1, ASM357369v1, whole genome shotgun sequence. It encodes these proteins:
- the LOC113331877 gene encoding uncharacterized protein LOC113331877, with product MAEVKDTHVVVEIPVDEEHQNLQLVSSINNTMSVIQQHPLMEISQSPGHLLLLKLWQREEDMFGRRVTMKETRMDSLKSEIFQLCCCFYFFIGFFLTLLYTSSITSSHDHHSCKKWWLPSFVSLFASMVIICLVQMKLYRYWKVSRELQREKTDNRTLTRCIQELRMKGASFDLSKDPHHQNAKRMKSSSVEIKWRPISWFSQYFVTVCLVCVSGLIFPVSRFILCV
- the LOC113296416 gene encoding lysophospholipid acyltransferase LPEAT1-like translates to MESEMKDVSSKDQFLEPIEGSVKDDWPLLKSESNSDQSSSTTTESILELEKKYAAYVRNDVYGTMGRGELPLTEKLLLGFALVSIVPIRIVIGMNLLFFYYFICRFCTLFSIPNRDEGDDEEEEQEDYAHMVGWRRSIIVNSGRFLARVMLFNMGVYWISESYKELLAVDGPETESEELERPGAIISNHVSYLDILYHTYSFFPSFVAKRSVAELPLVGLISKCLGCVYVQRELKSSEQKGVSGVLTKRVLEAQKNRTAPMMMLFPEGTTSNGDYLLPFKSGAFLSKAPVLPVILRYPYQRFSPAWDSISGLRHVILLLCQFVNYIEVIRLPIYYPSDQEKDDPKLYAHNIRKLMACEGNLILSDIGLAEKRVYHSALNDFLQS